One Streptomyces drozdowiczii DNA segment encodes these proteins:
- the speB gene encoding agmatinase, with protein MTSNETPRGPVDSSRIPRYAGPATFARLPRLDEVGTADVAVVGVPFDSGVSYRPGARFGGNAIREASRLLRPYNPAQDASPFALAQVADAGDIAANPFNIEEAVETVEAAADALLDTGARLMTLGGDHTIALPLLRSVAKKHGPVALLHFDAHLDTWDTYFGAAYTHGTPFRRAVEEGILDTSALSHVGTRGPLYGKQDLTDDAKMGFGIVTSADVMRRGVDEIADQLRQRIGDRPLYISIDIDVLDPAHAPGTGTPEAGGLTSRELLEIVRGLSSCHLVSADLVEVAPAYDHAEITSVAASHTAYELTTIMTRQIAEARQQ; from the coding sequence ATGACCAGCAACGAGACGCCCCGCGGCCCCGTCGACTCCTCGCGCATCCCCCGGTACGCCGGGCCCGCGACGTTCGCCCGGCTGCCCCGCCTGGACGAGGTGGGCACGGCGGACGTGGCCGTCGTCGGGGTGCCGTTCGACTCGGGCGTCTCCTACCGGCCCGGCGCCCGCTTCGGCGGAAACGCGATCCGGGAGGCGTCGCGGCTGCTGCGCCCCTACAACCCGGCGCAGGACGCCTCGCCCTTCGCCCTGGCGCAGGTCGCGGACGCGGGGGACATCGCGGCCAACCCGTTCAACATCGAGGAGGCCGTGGAGACCGTCGAGGCGGCGGCCGACGCGCTGCTCGACACCGGCGCCCGGCTGATGACGCTCGGCGGCGACCACACCATCGCGCTGCCGCTGCTGCGGTCCGTCGCCAAGAAGCACGGCCCGGTCGCGCTGCTCCACTTCGACGCCCACCTCGACACCTGGGACACCTACTTCGGCGCCGCCTACACGCACGGCACCCCGTTCCGCCGGGCCGTCGAGGAGGGCATCCTCGACACCTCGGCGCTCTCCCACGTCGGCACCCGCGGCCCGCTCTACGGCAAGCAGGACCTGACCGACGACGCGAAGATGGGCTTCGGGATCGTCACCTCCGCCGATGTGATGCGGCGCGGCGTGGACGAGATCGCGGACCAGCTGCGCCAGCGCATCGGGGACCGGCCGCTGTACATCTCCATCGACATCGACGTGCTCGACCCGGCCCACGCCCCCGGCACCGGCACCCCGGAGGCCGGCGGCCTCACCTCCCGCGAGCTGCTGGAGATCGTGCGCGGCCTGTCCTCCTGCCACCTGGTCTCCGCGGACCTGGTCGAGGTCGCCCCCGCGTACGATCACGCGGAGATCACCTCCGTCGCCGCCTCGCACACCGCGTACGAGCTGACGACGATCATGACCCGCCAGATCGCGGAGGCCCGCCAGCAGTGA
- a CDS encoding thiamine pyrophosphate-binding protein gives MSHDHHDERPELTPAQIEAALNPPPGRTGGDLVVETLRGLGATTVFGLPGQHALALFDALRRSSLQYVGLRVENNAGFAADAYGRITGEVAPLFLSTGPGALTSLAALQEAAAASAPVLAVSSQIPVHGLGGGRHGHLHELRDQQASFRDVVKSVHTVRAASQIPSAIAAAWESALTAPHGPVWVEIPQDVLEAETGLPVVLAPDATPRELHARPELIAVAAHLLANAERPAIVAGGGVVRSDASGKLRALAEKLKAPVVTTYGGKGAFPWGHPLSLQSWVEDRHVTDFLEDADVLLVVGSGLGELSSNYYTFAPRGRVVQIEADAGKLEANLPALGIHADARDALADLIDAVAPREDPAAADRVAGVLGRVRDRIAGQGRELEQDLLAAIRTALPDASPSFWDMTILGYWAWAAFDARRPNTMHSAQGAGGLGYAFPAALGAAVADPTRPVLAVSGDGGAMYSVAELATARQYDLPVTWLIVDDGGYGILREYLTGAFGETTGTELARPDFAALAASFGVPAVRTSPETLAADLAEAFGRPGPSVVVLPALLKMFEPTHL, from the coding sequence GTGAGTCACGACCACCACGACGAGCGGCCCGAGCTGACCCCGGCGCAGATCGAGGCCGCGCTGAATCCGCCACCGGGGCGCACCGGCGGCGACCTCGTCGTCGAGACCCTGCGCGGGCTCGGCGCGACCACCGTCTTCGGGCTGCCCGGACAGCACGCGCTGGCGCTGTTCGACGCGCTGCGCCGCTCGTCGCTCCAGTACGTGGGGCTGCGCGTCGAGAACAACGCGGGCTTCGCGGCCGACGCCTACGGGCGGATCACCGGCGAGGTCGCCCCGCTGTTCCTGTCGACCGGGCCCGGCGCGCTGACCTCGCTCGCCGCGCTCCAGGAGGCGGCGGCCGCCTCCGCGCCGGTCCTCGCGGTCTCCAGCCAGATCCCGGTGCACGGGCTGGGCGGCGGGCGCCACGGCCACCTGCACGAGCTGCGCGACCAGCAGGCGTCGTTCCGGGACGTGGTGAAGTCCGTCCACACCGTGCGGGCGGCCTCGCAGATCCCGTCCGCGATCGCCGCCGCCTGGGAGTCCGCGCTGACGGCCCCGCACGGCCCCGTCTGGGTCGAGATCCCGCAGGACGTGCTGGAGGCGGAGACCGGGCTGCCCGTCGTCCTCGCCCCGGACGCCACCCCGCGCGAGCTGCACGCCCGCCCCGAGCTGATCGCGGTCGCCGCGCACCTGCTGGCGAACGCCGAGCGCCCGGCGATCGTCGCGGGCGGCGGGGTCGTACGGTCGGACGCCTCCGGGAAGCTGCGGGCGCTGGCCGAGAAGCTGAAGGCCCCGGTCGTCACCACGTACGGCGGGAAGGGCGCCTTCCCCTGGGGCCACCCGCTCTCGCTCCAGTCGTGGGTGGAGGACCGGCACGTCACCGACTTCCTGGAGGACGCCGACGTCCTGCTCGTCGTCGGCTCCGGACTCGGCGAACTCTCCTCGAACTACTACACGTTCGCCCCGCGCGGCCGGGTGGTCCAGATCGAGGCGGACGCCGGCAAGCTGGAGGCCAACCTCCCCGCGCTCGGCATCCACGCGGACGCCCGCGACGCGCTCGCCGACCTCATCGACGCGGTCGCCCCGCGCGAGGACCCGGCAGCGGCGGACCGCGTCGCCGGGGTGCTCGGCCGGGTCCGGGACCGGATCGCCGGCCAGGGCCGCGAGCTGGAACAGGATCTTCTCGCGGCGATCAGGACCGCCCTGCCCGACGCCTCGCCCAGCTTCTGGGACATGACGATCCTCGGCTACTGGGCCTGGGCCGCGTTCGACGCCCGCCGCCCGAACACCATGCACTCCGCCCAGGGCGCGGGCGGCCTCGGCTACGCCTTCCCGGCGGCGCTCGGCGCGGCGGTGGCCGACCCGACCCGGCCGGTCCTCGCGGTCTCCGGCGACGGCGGCGCGATGTACTCCGTCGCGGAACTGGCCACCGCCCGGCAGTACGACCTCCCGGTCACCTGGCTGATCGTGGACGACGGCGGCTACGGCATCCTGCGCGAGTACCTGACCGGCGCCTTCGGCGAGACCACCGGCACGGAGCTGGCCCGCCCGGACTTCGCGGCCCTCGCCGCGTCCTTCGGCGTCCCGGCGGTCCGGACGAGCCCCGAGACGCTCGCCGCGGACCTGGCGGAGGCGTTCGGACGGCCGGGGCCCTCGGTCGTCGTACTCCCGGCTCTGCTGAAGATGTTCGAGCCGACGCACCTGTAA
- a CDS encoding serine hydrolase encodes MTTSRTTGRRRAALCAAVAAGVLAPVALAAAPASAATSQVSCASGRAGLAAQLTKDITAALKGRKSTVALALYDRSTNTTCTLRATTTYDSASVVKATVLATLLWDNSKHNRYLTQREIDLSTKMITKSDNDATTALWKQLGTTKVNAFLKAAGMTHTVPGSGGYWGLTQITAQDEQRLLTLLTSKNSVLTDSARSYELGLMKKVVSSQRWGTPAGAVTGTTVQLKNGWLQRSTHGWRVHSIGAFTGNGHDYGLTVLTQDNKTMNDGINTIQAVARAVHKDLNPRIMHARTFSAPVAPQEAVPPAPEAPSGRMLTAKPR; translated from the coding sequence ATGACCACGTCCCGTACCACCGGGCGCCGCCGCGCCGCGCTCTGTGCCGCCGTCGCCGCCGGGGTCCTCGCGCCCGTCGCGCTCGCCGCCGCGCCCGCGTCCGCCGCGACCTCGCAGGTGAGCTGCGCCTCCGGGCGGGCCGGGCTCGCCGCCCAGCTGACCAAGGACATCACCGCCGCGCTCAAGGGCCGCAAGTCCACCGTCGCGCTCGCGCTCTACGACCGGTCCACCAACACCACGTGCACGCTGCGCGCGACCACCACGTACGACTCCGCGAGCGTCGTGAAGGCGACCGTGCTGGCCACGCTCCTGTGGGACAACTCCAAGCACAACCGCTATCTCACCCAGCGCGAGATCGACCTCAGCACCAAGATGATCACCAAGTCCGACAACGACGCGACCACCGCCCTGTGGAAGCAGCTCGGCACCACCAAGGTCAACGCCTTCCTCAAGGCGGCCGGGATGACCCACACCGTGCCCGGCTCCGGCGGCTACTGGGGCCTGACCCAGATAACCGCCCAGGACGAGCAGCGGCTGCTGACCCTGCTCACCTCGAAGAACTCCGTACTCACCGACAGCGCCCGCTCCTACGAGCTGGGGCTGATGAAGAAGGTCGTCTCCTCGCAGCGCTGGGGCACCCCGGCCGGCGCCGTCACCGGGACCACCGTCCAGCTCAAGAACGGCTGGCTCCAGCGCTCCACCCACGGCTGGCGGGTCCACAGCATCGGCGCCTTCACCGGCAACGGCCACGACTACGGGCTGACCGTGCTCACCCAGGACAACAAGACGATGAACGACGGCATCAACACCATCCAGGCCGTCGCCCGGGCCGTCCACAAGGACCTCAACCCGCGCATCATGCACGCCAGGACTTTCTCCGCCCCCGTCGCCCCGCAGGAAGCCGTCCCGCCGGCCCCTGAGGCGCCGTCCGGCCGCATGCTCACCGCCAAGCCGCGGTAG
- a CDS encoding ZIP family metal transporter: MTGAVQAGMWGLVAGSALLVGAVAGYGLRIPQKLIATVMAFGAGVLLSAVSFELVGEAYEQAGLTPAAIGTLAGALAYTGGNMWLARRGARHRKRSGHHQGQAQPSEAQQSGSGLALAFGALLDGVPESAVIGVSLLDGGAVSLVTVAAVFISNVPEGLSSSAGMRKSGRGKTYVFGVWGAIAAASTLSAVLGYSVVGGFSPAVIAAVTAVAAGAILAMVADTMIPEAFQDAHLAIGLVTVSGFLVSFALSHV; the protein is encoded by the coding sequence ATGACAGGAGCGGTTCAGGCAGGGATGTGGGGGCTGGTGGCGGGTTCGGCGCTGCTGGTCGGAGCGGTGGCCGGGTACGGCCTGCGGATTCCGCAGAAGTTGATCGCGACGGTGATGGCCTTCGGGGCCGGGGTCCTGTTGTCCGCGGTCAGCTTCGAACTGGTCGGGGAGGCGTACGAGCAGGCAGGGCTGACCCCCGCGGCGATCGGCACGCTGGCCGGAGCCCTGGCCTACACCGGCGGGAACATGTGGCTGGCGCGCCGGGGCGCCAGGCACCGCAAGCGGTCCGGCCACCATCAGGGGCAGGCCCAGCCCTCCGAAGCCCAGCAGAGCGGCTCCGGCCTCGCCCTGGCGTTCGGTGCGCTGCTCGACGGCGTCCCCGAATCGGCGGTCATCGGTGTGAGCCTGCTCGACGGCGGAGCGGTGAGCCTCGTGACCGTGGCGGCGGTCTTCATCAGCAACGTCCCGGAGGGGCTCTCCAGTTCGGCCGGAATGAGGAAATCCGGCCGCGGAAAGACTTACGTCTTCGGCGTCTGGGGTGCCATCGCCGCCGCGAGCACCCTCTCCGCGGTCCTCGGGTACAGCGTGGTGGGCGGTTTCTCCCCCGCCGTGATCGCCGCCGTGACCGCCGTCGCCGCCGGGGCGATCCTCGCGATGGTCGCCGACACCATGATCCCGGAAGCGTTCCAGGACGCCCACCTGGCGATCGGCCTCGTCACGGTGAGCGGCTTCCTCGTCTCCTTCGCCCTCTCCCATGTCTGA
- a CDS encoding hemerythrin domain-containing protein, whose translation MDGIVLLKDDHKTVEKLFKRFEKAGDKAHAEKRKIVDRVIDELTTHTWIEEKIFYPAVREAAPDTKDHVLESVEEHHVMVWLLSELKDLDPADERFDAKMTVLIENVRHHVEEEEKEWFPEVRKAMGRNRLTELGERMAEAKKQAPGKPLSVPSATS comes from the coding sequence GTGGATGGAATCGTGTTGCTCAAGGACGACCACAAAACGGTCGAGAAGCTCTTCAAGCGGTTCGAAAAAGCCGGCGACAAGGCCCACGCCGAGAAGCGGAAGATCGTGGACCGTGTGATCGACGAGCTCACCACCCACACCTGGATCGAGGAGAAGATCTTCTATCCGGCCGTCCGGGAGGCCGCGCCCGACACGAAGGACCACGTCCTGGAGAGCGTCGAGGAGCACCACGTCATGGTGTGGCTGCTGTCGGAGCTGAAGGACCTTGACCCGGCCGACGAGCGCTTCGACGCCAAGATGACCGTCCTCATCGAGAACGTGCGCCACCACGTCGAGGAGGAGGAGAAGGAATGGTTCCCCGAGGTGCGCAAGGCCATGGGGCGCAATCGCCTGACCGAGCTGGGTGAACGGATGGCGGAAGCGAAGAAGCAGGCGCCGGGCAAACCCCTCTCGGTCCCCAGCGCCACGTCGTGA
- a CDS encoding serine/threonine-protein kinase, with protein sequence MRLRESAQATASRLHAEVLSGRYRLDETLGSGGAADVYRGFDLRMRRPVAVKVFRPDTALDAEESWRGEAQILARLHHPGLVTAFDAGHHDGRAFLVMQLIEGTTLKNRIADGPLPPDAAAAIGADLAHALAHAHEAGIVHRDVKPSNILLDSAHRPYLADFGISRPLDATTRTATDTLVGTAAYLAPEQVLGRAVGRPADIYALGLVLIECLTGRLEYGGGPVEAAIARLHRPPALPPDAPEQFRALLSRMTAQDGEARPTARDCAHALTAPVGTVHTVPLPSPGAGPGPAEPPHADPPRAGADNARRTRGRTAMAGGGAALAAVAAVVLAVTGSSAPSDAGPDTSRAPTAPTGSAHARDDGAERGGTTSSPPPAARPTRPHAAAGTPTADTPPPRTSSASSVASAPGPGSDTSTPAATPTGSTAPSPSTSSPTASATPGEGTPSAPVTPSATETASPRQPHGHPKKTAPARDGEDDSDG encoded by the coding sequence ATGAGGCTTCGCGAATCTGCTCAGGCCACGGCTTCCCGGCTTCACGCCGAGGTGCTCAGCGGCCGGTACCGTCTTGACGAGACTCTCGGTTCGGGCGGTGCGGCGGACGTCTACCGGGGCTTCGACCTGAGGATGAGACGACCGGTGGCCGTCAAGGTCTTCCGGCCCGACACCGCCCTCGACGCCGAGGAGAGCTGGCGGGGCGAAGCCCAGATCCTGGCGCGGCTGCACCACCCCGGGCTGGTCACCGCCTTCGACGCCGGGCACCACGACGGACGCGCCTTCCTGGTCATGCAGCTGATCGAAGGCACCACGCTGAAGAACCGCATCGCCGACGGGCCGCTGCCCCCCGACGCCGCCGCGGCGATCGGAGCGGACCTCGCCCACGCGCTGGCCCACGCCCACGAGGCGGGCATCGTCCACCGCGACGTCAAGCCGTCCAACATCCTCCTGGACTCCGCACACCGTCCGTACCTGGCCGACTTCGGCATATCCAGGCCCCTGGACGCCACGACCCGGACAGCGACCGACACACTCGTGGGTACCGCCGCCTACCTGGCCCCCGAGCAGGTACTCGGCCGGGCCGTGGGACGGCCCGCCGACATCTACGCCCTCGGCCTGGTGCTCATCGAATGCCTCACCGGCAGGCTGGAGTACGGCGGCGGCCCCGTCGAAGCCGCGATCGCACGGCTGCACCGCCCGCCCGCCCTGCCGCCCGACGCACCCGAGCAGTTCCGCGCCCTGCTCAGCCGGATGACGGCCCAGGACGGCGAGGCCCGCCCGACGGCCCGCGACTGCGCCCACGCCCTGACGGCGCCGGTCGGTACGGTGCACACGGTCCCCCTCCCTTCTCCCGGCGCCGGGCCCGGGCCGGCAGAGCCCCCGCACGCGGATCCGCCGCGCGCCGGGGCCGACAACGCCCGCCGCACACGAGGACGCACCGCCATGGCGGGCGGAGGGGCCGCCCTCGCCGCCGTCGCCGCGGTCGTACTCGCCGTCACGGGCAGCTCCGCCCCGTCCGACGCCGGCCCGGACACGAGCCGGGCCCCCACCGCTCCCACGGGAAGCGCTCACGCCCGTGACGACGGCGCCGAGCGCGGGGGGACGACGAGTTCCCCGCCACCGGCCGCACGGCCCACCCGTCCGCACGCCGCGGCCGGCACCCCTACCGCGGACACGCCCCCACCCCGTACCTCCTCCGCCTCCTCCGTCGCGTCCGCTCCCGGCCCCGGCTCGGACACATCGACACCCGCGGCCACGCCCACGGGGAGCACAGCGCCCAGCCCCTCGACGAGCTCTCCCACCGCGTCGGCCACACCGGGTGAGGGAACCCCATCGGCGCCGGTGACCCCGAGCGCCACGGAGACCGCGTCGCCCCGGCAGCCGCACGGCCACCCGAAGAAGACGGCACCGGCCCGGGACGGGGAAGACGACAGCGACGGCTGA
- a CDS encoding ABC transporter ATP-binding protein, which yields MADARETERGQRGGWARRLSGYAWRYRRNVLLALGSSLAGMAVMALVPLITKVIIDDVVVGHTRSLAVWTGLLIVAAGLVYASTYIRRYYGGRLALDVQHDLRTGMYGTITRLDGKRQDELSTGQVVGRATSDLQLIQSLLFMLPMTIGNVLLFLISLVIMAWLSPLLTLVAVAVAPALWYIARRSRARLFPATWYAQSQAAAVAGVVDGAVSGVRVVKGFGQEEQETGKLREVGRKLFAGRLRTIRLNSRYTPALQAVPALGQVAMLALGGWLATRGEITLGTFVAFSTYLAQLVGPVRMLAMVLTVGQQARAGVERVLELIDTEPTMKDGTKELPADAPAGVEFEDVRFGYNDTRRPVLDGFSLTIEPGETVAVVGASGSGKSTVSLLLPRFYDVTHGAVLVGGHDVRELTLDSLRAAIGLVPEDSFLFSDTVRANIAYGLPGATDEQIEQAARSAQAHRFIAELPNGYDTKVGEHGLTLSGGQRQRIALARAILTDPRLLLLDDATSAVDARVEHEIHEALRQVMAGRTTLLIAHRRSTLNLADRIAVLDDGRLADVGTHEELERRCALYRRLLTDPDELGSPSPGHRPTAAPEDPERDRALREEIDAAFDAERGITPALWVRREQDRSTDTAGTPATPELLAQVDALPPANDVPDVDEARAVRPEDSYGLRRLLRGFGLPLLVSLGLVAVDAGAGLLLPVLIRNGIDDGVTQLALGAVWTASAIALVVVLVQWAAQIGETRMTGRTGERVLYALRLKIFAQLQRLGLDYYERELTGRIMTRMTTDVDALSTFLQTGLVTAFVSVVTFLGIMVALLVLDVELALVVFATLPVLVVGTVFFRRKSVKAYELARERISVVNADLQESVAGLRIVQAFRRERDGAEAFAARSDEYREARVRGQWLISVYFPFVQLLSSVAAAAVLIVGAHRVDDATLTAGALVAYLLYIDLFFAPVQQLSQVFDGYQQAAVSLGRIQELLREPASTTDRDDPRHVRELRGEIAFEDVSFAYGDEEEALQGVDLRIPAGQTVAFVGETGAGKSTLVKLVARYYDPTDGSITVDGADLRGLGLTAYRRRLGVVPQEAYLFPGTVRDAIAYGRPDATDAEVEAAARAVGAHDMIATLDGGYLHEVAERGRNLSAGQRQLIALARAELVDPDILLLDEATASLDLASEAQVNQATDRLAGRRTTLVVAHRLTTAARADRVVVMDHGRVVEDGTHDELLARDGHYAVLWRTFIGEDEPAGV from the coding sequence GTGGCGGACGCACGGGAGACGGAACGCGGGCAGCGGGGCGGCTGGGCGCGGAGACTGAGCGGTTACGCCTGGCGCTACCGGCGCAACGTGCTGCTGGCGCTCGGCTCGTCGCTGGCCGGGATGGCCGTCATGGCGCTCGTCCCCCTGATCACCAAGGTGATCATCGACGACGTGGTCGTCGGCCACACCCGCTCCCTCGCCGTCTGGACCGGCCTGCTGATCGTGGCGGCCGGCCTCGTCTACGCCTCCACCTACATCCGCCGCTACTACGGCGGCCGGCTCGCCCTCGACGTCCAGCACGACCTGCGGACCGGGATGTACGGGACGATCACCCGGCTCGACGGCAAGCGCCAGGACGAGCTGTCCACCGGGCAGGTCGTCGGACGCGCCACCAGCGACCTCCAGCTCATCCAGAGCCTGCTCTTCATGCTCCCCATGACCATCGGGAACGTGCTGCTCTTCCTGATCTCCCTGGTGATCATGGCCTGGCTGTCGCCGCTGCTGACGCTCGTCGCCGTCGCCGTCGCCCCCGCCCTCTGGTACATCGCCCGCCGCTCCCGCGCCCGGCTCTTCCCCGCCACCTGGTACGCCCAGTCGCAGGCGGCCGCCGTCGCCGGCGTCGTGGACGGGGCCGTCTCCGGCGTCCGCGTCGTCAAGGGCTTCGGACAGGAGGAGCAGGAGACCGGCAAGCTGCGCGAGGTCGGCCGCAAGCTGTTCGCCGGCCGGCTGCGCACCATCCGGCTGAACTCCCGCTACACCCCCGCCCTCCAGGCCGTGCCCGCCCTCGGCCAGGTCGCGATGCTGGCCCTCGGCGGCTGGCTGGCCACCCGGGGCGAGATCACCCTCGGCACGTTCGTCGCGTTCTCCACCTACCTCGCGCAGCTCGTCGGCCCGGTCCGGATGCTCGCCATGGTCCTCACCGTCGGCCAGCAGGCCCGCGCCGGGGTGGAACGCGTCCTCGAACTCATCGACACCGAGCCCACCATGAAGGACGGCACCAAGGAACTCCCCGCCGACGCCCCGGCCGGCGTGGAATTCGAGGACGTCCGGTTCGGCTACAACGACACCCGCCGCCCCGTCCTCGACGGCTTCTCGCTGACCATCGAACCCGGCGAGACCGTCGCCGTCGTCGGCGCCTCCGGCAGCGGCAAGTCCACCGTCTCGCTGCTGCTGCCGCGCTTCTACGACGTGACGCACGGCGCGGTCCTCGTCGGCGGCCACGACGTGCGGGAACTGACCCTCGACTCGCTGCGCGCCGCGATCGGCCTCGTCCCCGAGGACAGCTTCCTGTTCTCCGACACCGTCCGCGCCAACATCGCGTACGGCCTGCCCGGCGCCACCGACGAGCAGATCGAACAGGCCGCCCGCTCCGCCCAGGCCCACCGCTTCATCGCCGAGCTGCCGAACGGCTACGACACCAAGGTCGGCGAGCACGGGCTCACCCTCTCCGGCGGCCAGCGCCAGCGCATCGCCCTCGCCCGCGCCATCCTCACCGACCCCCGCCTGCTCCTCCTGGACGACGCCACCTCCGCCGTGGACGCCCGCGTCGAGCACGAGATCCACGAGGCCCTGCGCCAGGTGATGGCCGGCCGTACGACGCTGCTCATCGCCCACCGCCGCTCCACCCTGAACCTCGCGGACCGCATCGCCGTCCTCGACGACGGCCGCCTCGCCGACGTCGGCACCCACGAGGAGCTGGAGCGCCGCTGCGCCCTCTACCGGCGCCTGCTCACCGACCCCGACGAACTGGGCAGCCCCTCGCCCGGCCACCGCCCGACGGCCGCTCCCGAGGATCCCGAACGGGACCGCGCGCTCCGGGAGGAGATCGACGCCGCGTTCGACGCCGAGCGCGGCATCACGCCCGCGCTGTGGGTGCGCCGGGAGCAGGACCGGTCCACCGACACGGCGGGCACCCCCGCCACGCCCGAACTGCTCGCCCAGGTGGACGCCCTGCCCCCGGCGAACGACGTCCCGGACGTGGACGAGGCCCGCGCGGTGCGCCCCGAGGACTCCTACGGGCTGCGCAGGCTGCTGCGCGGCTTCGGGCTGCCGCTGCTTGTCAGCCTCGGCCTGGTCGCCGTGGACGCCGGGGCCGGGCTGCTGCTCCCGGTGCTGATCCGGAACGGCATCGACGACGGTGTCACCCAGCTCGCGCTGGGCGCGGTCTGGACGGCGTCCGCCATCGCCCTGGTCGTCGTCCTCGTGCAGTGGGCGGCCCAGATCGGCGAGACCCGGATGACCGGCCGCACCGGTGAGCGGGTGCTGTACGCGCTGCGGCTGAAGATCTTCGCCCAGCTCCAGCGGCTGGGGCTCGACTACTACGAGCGCGAGCTGACCGGCCGGATCATGACCCGGATGACGACGGACGTGGACGCGCTGTCCACGTTCCTCCAGACCGGCCTGGTCACCGCCTTCGTCTCCGTCGTCACCTTCCTCGGCATCATGGTCGCGCTGCTGGTCCTCGACGTGGAACTGGCCCTCGTCGTCTTCGCGACCCTGCCCGTCCTCGTCGTCGGGACCGTCTTCTTCCGCCGCAAGAGCGTCAAGGCGTACGAGCTGGCCCGTGAGCGGATCAGCGTCGTCAACGCGGACCTCCAGGAGTCCGTCGCCGGCCTCCGCATCGTGCAGGCGTTCCGGCGCGAGCGGGACGGGGCCGAGGCGTTCGCCGCGCGCAGCGACGAGTACCGCGAGGCGCGGGTGCGCGGGCAGTGGCTGATCTCCGTCTACTTCCCGTTCGTCCAGCTGCTCTCGTCGGTGGCCGCGGCTGCGGTGCTGATCGTGGGCGCCCACCGGGTGGACGACGCCACGCTCACCGCGGGCGCGCTGGTCGCCTACCTGCTCTACATCGACCTGTTCTTCGCGCCCGTCCAGCAGCTCTCCCAGGTCTTCGACGGTTACCAGCAGGCCGCCGTCTCCCTCGGCCGCATCCAGGAACTCCTGCGCGAGCCCGCCTCCACCACCGACCGCGACGACCCGCGGCACGTCCGCGAACTGCGCGGCGAGATCGCCTTCGAGGACGTGTCCTTCGCCTACGGGGACGAGGAGGAGGCTCTCCAGGGCGTCGACCTGCGCATCCCGGCCGGGCAGACCGTCGCCTTCGTCGGGGAGACCGGGGCCGGGAAGTCGACCCTGGTCAAGCTGGTCGCCCGGTACTACGACCCGACGGACGGCAGCATCACGGTGGACGGCGCCGACCTGCGCGGCCTCGGGCTCACCGCGTACCGTCGCCGGCTCGGAGTCGTACCGCAGGAGGCGTACCTCTTCCCCGGGACCGTGCGCGACGCCATCGCCTACGGGCGGCCGGACGCCACCGACGCGGAGGTGGAGGCGGCGGCCCGGGCGGTCGGCGCGCACGACATGATCGCCACGCTGGACGGCGGCTACCTCCACGAGGTCGCCGAGCGGGGCCGCAACCTCTCGGCCGGACAGCGCCAGCTGATCGCGCTCGCCCGCGCCGAGCTGGTCGATCCGGACATCCTGCTCCTGGACGAGGCGACCGCCTCGCTCGACCTGGCCAGCGAGGCGCAGGTGAACCAGGCGACCGACCGGCTCGCGGGCCGCCGCACCACGCTCGTCGTCGCCCACCGCCTGACCACCGCCGCCCGGGCGGACCGGGTCGTGGTGATGGACCACGGCCGGGTCGTCGAGGACGGCACCCACGACGAACTCCTGGCGCGGGACGGGCACTACGCGGTGCTGTGGCGCACGTTCATAGGGGAGGACGAGCCGGCCGGGGTGTGA